ctgacacagacaggaggcGCTATACATTGGTCTCTCTTGCTGCAGGGTGACAGTgccagacagggggcgctatgagtgtccctccccctgcagggtgacagtgacacagacatggggtgctatgtgtgtccctccccctgcagggtgacacagtgacacagacagggggcgctatgagtgtccctccccctgcagggtgacacagacagggggcgctatgagtctgtccctccccctgcagggtgacacagacagggggcgctatgagtctgtccctccccctgcagggtgacacagacagggggcgttatgagtctgtccctccccctgcagggtgacacagacagggggcgctatgagtctgtccctccccctgcagggtgacacagccagggggcgctatgatctgtccctccccctgcagggtgacacattgacacagacagaaggagctatgagtctgtccctccccctgcagggtgacacactgacacagacagggggcgctatgagtctgtccctccccctgcagggtgacacattgacacagacaggaggtgCTATACATTGGTCTCCCTTGCTGCAGggagacacagacagggggcgctgggAGTCGGTCCCTCTTGCGGCAGGGAGGGCAGGGAGACACAGTGACTAATACCTGTTCTTCGAGCAGAGCTTGGAAATTCTTTCGGAATCGCTGCTTAAAATGATCTCCTCgagttttcttctttttcttccctTTAAACGGAAATGTTAAATGAACATTTGAATCTTTTGGTTAAACTCTGAATGCCGTGTGTGGGTCGGTCACGATACTCCCCCTGGCCTGGTGTCAGGATTCACACACTGGCTCTGTATGTTCCTGTTAGTTGTAGCTGTCGGGAGAATACTTTAACACtgcaatacattctctatatttaCCCTCTACATTTTTTGTGCACAAAACAATACGTCCCCTACTTTTCCCTTAGATCCCCCCTGCCACTGACGGGTTATGGCTGAAGGGGGGACAATTCAAATGCAGTTTTGGCTTCATTCAatgtgtgacaagaccaatctcgccactgtgcattggaggagcctggttgcccgcctgttgcctctggactatggccccatgttaaaaagcttgattttcccctgcaaagacacgaaagccgggtcattcggtgcttgccctgtgtgagcggtgataacccagatagctatgccatggagcccatttgtataatgaaagactatgggaaagactttggctccatggcaattgaactgtatgtatgtgatctgagtaccattcagtaataatgtgtgctcagatctgagctatctggggatatgttgaatgtacctcttttatgcaatggctgcacagttatatatttttatgtattttattgtcttttgctgccatgtgttcaatggagttttgcctctgtcctagattattggattacttcccaaatatctccaggatagaagactctgtggaactggttttgggcagaaaagccatgcttcatttggtcacaaaggactacgatctatcttttgaaccactggaccaatttgcatGATTGTGacgcatgtttgtatttggagtatgcggattctgaaaatgtaagttcaaACAACATCAAATGAACAAGTGTTCATCTAAGCATACGCGTGGATTTCACCGTGCGAGCTGGTGTCAGCAGATGAAGGCCAAGCGGTGCACACTATCCAGGGAACACTAAGATAAAGGCGCCTAGGACATAGATCCAGACAAGAAAtaaagatgtttaaaaaaaaaaaaagtaaaatagggGACTTATGGGCATTTGGGCACGACCAGGGGGACAATCAAAAGTAGAGGAGACAGGaggagggcaaaaaaaaaaaaaaacgcagagGCAGCTATAACAATACCACTTTAAGGTAAGAGCGTTGGTTTGGGCTAGTCTCTTACTAAAAGCCATATATCTCTAAAAAGGACAGGGGAACGCACAGAGCGCAACACAGTGATTGGCTGAGTTTACGTCTGACATGACAGTAGATATGGCCAATCAGCGCTGTGATGCACATGGCATAAGTTGCTATAGTCCACACACCTGTCTCTGCTTCGTCGTCAAATTGCGGCAAACGTTTGAGCTGCGGGAGATTAGCGTGTGGATCGTCCTGAAAATTATCCCTCTCCAAAGCCTCGAGTTGCCGGTTCAGACGTCGCTGACGGGTCGCTGAGTCAAGAACCCGTCGCAGGGAGGGGTCATTAGAGCGTACtagaaaaacagaaaatgttAAAAGCCTTGTATCCACCTCCCAACGGGACTCTCCGCCCTGTATCCACCTCCCACCGTCCCCGCCTGGAATCCCCGCACTGTATCCAACTCCCACCGCCGGAACTACCAGCCCCGTATCCACCGCCCCCGTCGGAACTACCATCCCCCTATCCACCTCCCACTGCCCCCGTCCGGATTCCCAGCACCGTATCCACCTCCTACCTCCCCCGCACCGTATccacctcccacctccccctgCCGGGACTCCCCGCTCCGTATCCACCTCCCCCGCCGGGACTCCCCGCACCGTATCCACCTCCCCCTGCCGGGACTCCCCGCACCGTATCCACCTCCCCCTGCCGGGACTCCCCGCACCGTATCCACCTCCCCCTGCCGGGACTCCCCGCACCGTATCCACCTCCCCCTGCCGGGACTCCCCGCACCGTATCCACCTCCCCCTGCCGGGACTCCCCGCACCGTATCCACCTCCCCCTGCCGGGACTCCCCGCACCGTATCCACCTCCCCCTGCCGGGACTCCCCGCACCGTATCCACCTCCCCCTGCCGGGACTCCCCGCACCGTATCCACCTCCCCCTGCCGGGACTCCCCGCACCGTATCCACCTCCCCCTGCCGGGACTCCCCGCACCGTATCCACCTCCCCCTGCCGGGACTCCCCGCACCGTATCCACCTCCCCCTGCCGGGACTCCCCGCACCGTATCCACCTCCCCCTGCCGGGACTCCCCGCACCGTATCCACCTCCCCCTGCCGGGACTCCCCGCACCGTATCCACCTCCCCCTGCCGGGACTCCCCGCACCGTATCCACCTCCCCCTGCCGGGACTCCCCGCACCGTATCCACCTCCCCCTGCCGGGACTCCCCGCACCGTATCCACCTCCCCCTGCCGGGACTCCCCGCACCGTATCCACCTCCCCCTGCCGGGACTCCCCGCACCGTATCCACCTCCCCCTGCCGGGACTCCCCGCACCGTATCCACCTCCCCCTGCCGGGACTCCCCGCACCGTATCCACCTCCCCCTGCCGGGACTCCCCGCACCGTATCCACCTCCCCCTGCCGGGACTCCCCGCACCGTATCCACCTCCCCCTGCCGGGACTCCCCGCACCGTATCCACCTCCCCCTGCCGGGACTCCCCGCACCGTATCCACCTCCCCCTGCCGGGACTCCCCGCACCGTATCCACCCCCCCCTGCCGGGACTCCCCGCACCGTATCCACCTCCCCCCGACGGGACTCCCCGCTCCGTATCCACCTCCCCCCGACGGGACTCCCCGCTCCGTATCCACCTCCCCCCGACGGGACTCCCCGCTCCGTATCCACCTCCCCCCGACGGGACTCCCCGCTCCGTATCCACCTCCCCCCGACGGGACTCCCCGCACCGTATCCACCTCCCCCCGACGGGACTCCCCGCACCGTATCCACCTCCCCCCGACGGGACTCCCCGCACCGTATccacctcccacctccccctgCCGGGACTCCCCGCACCGTATCCACCTCCCCCTGCCGGGACTCCCCGCACCGTATCCACCTCCCCCTGCCGGGACTCCCCCGCACCGTGTccacctcccacctccccctgCCGGGACTCCCCGCACCGTATCCACCTCCCCCTGCCGGGACTCCCCGCACCGTATCCACCTCCCCCTGCCGGGACTCCCCGCTCCGTATCCACCTCCCCCGCCGGGACTCCCCGCACCGTATCCACCTCCCCCGCCGGGACTCCCCGCACCGTATCCACCTCCCCCTGCCGGGACTCCCCGCACCGTATCCACCTCCCCCTGCCGGGACTCCCCGCACCGTATCCACCTCCCCCTGCCGGGACTCCCCGCACCGTATCCACCTCCCCCTGCCGGGACTCCCCGCACCGTATCCACCTCCCCCTGCCGGGACTCCCCGCACCGTATCCACCTCCCCCTGCCGGGACTCCCCGCACCGTATCCACCTCCCCCGCCGGGACTCCCCGCACCGTATCCACCTCCCCCTGCCGGGACTCCCCGCTCCGTATCCACCTCCCCCTGCCGGGACTCCCCGCACCGTATCCACCTCCCCCTGCCGGGACTCCCCGCACCGTATCCACCTCCCCCTGCCGGGACTCCCCGCACCGTATCCACCTCCCCCTGCCGGGACTCCCCGCACCGTATCCACCTCCCCCTGCCGGGACTCCCCGCACCGTATCCACCTCCCCCTGCCGGGACTCCCCGCACCGTATCCACCTCCCCCTGCCGGGACTCCCCGCACCGTATCCACCTCCCCCTGCCGGGACTCCCCGCACCGTATCCACCTCCCCCGCCGGGACTCCCCGCACCGTATCCACCTCCCCCGCCGGGACTCCCCGCACCGTatccacctcccccctcccccgccgGGACTCCCAGCATGCAGCGGGCGGTGACTGGCCCCCGGGGGCCGCTATGAGGTCTTTACTGTCATTCAGTCACCTGAAGGTTTTTTCTCCTGCATCTTGTAAATATCGCCGAATATATCGCCGCTTTAACTACTGCGCATGCGTCACCAGCGCCGCTTTAACTACTGCGCATGCGTCACAAGCGACGCTTTATCTACTGCGCATGCGTCACCAGCGCGCTTTAACTACTGCGCATGCGTCACCAGCGCCGTTTTAACTACTGCGCATGCGTCACAAGCGCCGCTTTAACTACTGCGCATGCGTCAATGGCGCCGCTTTAACTACTGCGCATGCGTCTCTAGCGCCGCTATAACTACTGCGCATGCGTTTGCATAATTCAGCCGGTTTGTTACTGCCTTCTAGCGGCTGAATAAGGTATTTGTGTTATCTCCATCTAGCGGCTGAATTAGGTATTTGTGTTATTATCTCCATCTAGCGGCTGATTGCTGTATTGGTGTTACCGCCATCTAGCGGCTGAATGAGGTATTTGTGTTATTATCTCCATCTAGCGGCTGAATGAGGTATTTGTGTTATTATCTCCATCTAGCGGCTGAATGAGGTATTTGTGTTATTATCTCCATCTAGCGGCTGATTGCTGTATTGGTGTTACCGCCATCTAGCGGCTGAATGAGGTATTTGTGTTATTATCTCCATCTAGCGGCTGAATGAGGTATTTGTGTTATTATCTCCATCTAGCGGCTGAATGAGGTATTTGTGTTATTATCTCCATCTAGCGGCTGATTGCTGTATTGGTGTTACCGCCATCTAGCGGCTGAATGAGGTATTTGTTTTATCTCCATCTAGCGGCTGAATTAGGTATTTGTGTTATTATCTCCATCTAGCGGCTGATTGCGGTATTGGTTAACAGTGCCACCACGTGATTATTGTGAGAATCCTTGTAGTAAAGAGACTGAGACATTGTTACTGGGAATGTGAGCATTCCTCCCAGAGATAGAATGTCGATACTCTGAGCAGGAGGCACTGCCACGTGTAGCGAGAGTTAGGAAGGGTCACGTTCTACGCGCAGACGGTTTACGTGAAGCGCTGGAATACGGCCATTTTTAGAGCAGTTTAAAATGTATTCTCGTTAATTTGTTCCCGCAATAAAGTCACATTCTGCGCAGAGCAGCGTCCGTTTACACGAAATACCAACTGACTGCATTAATGGGGGAGAGCGGCCACCAAGGCTGCAAGACGTAGAATTAATAGGTACTGGAACTGTGAACACACCATATAGCTCCGGTAATAGCTTCTAGGGAACACACCATACAGCTCCGGTAGTAGCTTCTAGGGAACACACCATACAGCTCCGGTAGTAGCTTCTAGGGAACACACCATACAGCTCCGGTAGTAGCTTCTAGGGAACACACCATATAGCTCCGGTAGTAGCTTCTAGGGAACACACCATATAGCTCCGGTAGTAGCTTCTAGGGAACACACCATATAGCTCCGGTAGTAGCTTCTAGGGAACACACCATATAGCTCCGGTAGTAGCTTCTAGGGAACACACCATATAGCTCCGGTAGTAGCTTCTAGGGAACACACCATATAGCTCCGGTAGTAGCTTTTAGGGAACAAACCATATAGCTCCGGTAGTAGATTCTAGGGAATGCTAATTACAGTTCAAGTAGCCTGCATCTCCTTCGGGGCTAACCCTAAAACGAAGAGAGACACAAAATGTATGTTCTACTGATTTGTTTTACACAGTACAAAgttttaataacaaaataaaaaccctAACAGGTAGTCACTATATGTGCACCCTCCGATCTCGCATAATACGGTTTTGTGTATGTACATTGTTATGATTGCATGACCAGGTTGATCTATTGCTGTATACCCCAGTTGCTGTCTGTAGCGGGCCTGCTGGCATCCCGTCTGGTTCTCCCTGCTCAGCCACATCCTCCCCTAGAAGGAAGTCAGTTATAATACAGAAATACTTATTTCccacccagtaaccggacgacacacagtcctgagggtacaacaacaactttattggccacactcggctttatacTTTTTCCCATTCAAGGGGTGTATCACACATAAAGACAATATCCCCTTCCAGGGGTCGTAAAACGGATCCGGAATCCCAATCCCTTTGTCCTCTGTTCCCGCGACTCAGGGTACTCTCAAAGGGGTCCCCTGACAGAAACGGAACTCCAGTCCTTTTGTGCCCTGTTCCCGCCACCCATCCTCAGGCTTTCCCACCTCCAGGGACAGGGGGGTCTTTATaccatgagcctctgtacctaGGAGCCCCAGTGCAGGAAACCTTCCCGCCTCCAGGACTCCCATTCACAGAAAGCCTGCAAAACCGCTATTGTCCCGAAATAGTATCCCCACCAATCTCAGAGACCCCAGAACGGAAACCGCCACGAACCGCCTCCGTTCGCGGGATCCCTGGatgaaaccaagcaagggaagcaACTCCTTTCAGGACACAAGTGATCCCCCTGGCCCCGCCCCTCTGTACGAACGGCAACCACCCAAGGGAGCACTCAATTACTTGCCTTGCAATTTCCCACTATGTTGCCAACGTTCtaattaattggtgtgaacactccaaggtgcactggggaggtcctcgttcaGGAACCGGACAAGGTGGGAAGGAAttcacgaatgctccccctggacggCTTTCGTATAATGAACAGGCCGCACCCAGGGGAGGCAAGCgccgaggcttcccttgcggattgtggttttgacacctcatTACAAGGTGGAAACGTTCTTAACCAGCAATCTAAATGAGTTGTTGGGGTGGTCCCTGTTCTGGAGATGAATGCATACCCTTCGTGTAGGACCTCCCGAAGGGGGAGCAGGCATATTCATACAAAAATTATAGGGAAATACACAGAGTATAATACAACAATTCACGAACaggcagcggtcccgccacacagctcccccttaaccgcaagctggcatacacagtctgatcttAACGGATCGGCTCGTGGATGCCCGAGGAAGTGCTCATGGATCACTTTTCCAGGGCTGTCTGTCTCGATAATCTGTCAGCATTGCCGTTTTGCTTACCGTGTCTGTAATAGATGGTAAAGTCATAAGGTTGTAGCGCCAAGCTCCATCGCAACAGCCTAGCATTGTCCCCCGAGACCTGGTTAAGCCATACCagcgggttgtgatccgtgagcagggaaAATTGCTGTCCATAGAGGTAGAGCTGTCGTTTTTTAAtggcccacaccaccgccaggcactgCTTGATGGCGGCATAGCTTACCACCCTGAGTAGTAACTTCCTGCTGAGTTAAGCCTCGCTGTatatggcgatgtcatccaggtattcGCAGGCATACTCCTAGAGGCCATTCAACAGCTGGCTCACCATCCTCTTGAAagtggctggggcattcttcaacCCAAATGGCatcaccttaaattggtacaggccaaatggggtaacGAATGCCGACTTGGAGACAGCATCTGCCGCCAGGGAAATCTGCCAGTTTCCCTTGCACAAGTCTATAGTGGTGAGGTACCAGGCCCCCGAGCCATcgtatctagcagctcgtctatacaGGGCATGAAGTAAGGATCGGAGACCGTCTTGTCGTTTAGcttcctgtagtccacacagaacctggTAGTCCCATCTCTTTTCGGAGCACACATGGTGGCTACATCCTCagtccgctcgtggtagggcttcatcatgttgACATGCAACCGGCGTCGGACTCCTGTACCCGAAcatgggccgatcacataggtagtgtcacaTTTCTGTTCCACCACCcgatatgggccctgccaggcagcctgtagcCTACCATGTCAGACGGGTTTCAGAATCAAGAACATCTGCTCAACCTGAAAACTATGGCTCCTGGTgccccgatcgtaccatgtgCACTGCCGCCTctgccgcctggaggttctctcgcACCAGATGGGTCCCTAAACTAAACTgtccctaaactccagcacatTTGGGATGATGGGAGTCTGATTCCCagccccctcccagtgttcttggACAAGGTCTAGAGGGCCCCCCACTCTCTGCCTGAAAATCAGCttgaacggggagaatcctgtagattcctggggcaccatCCGAACAGGAGATGCGGCAGGAACCTTTCCCAATCCTTGTGAGTCACCACAAAGGTACAGAGCATTTGCTTCAATGTGCCATTGAAGCGCTCGCACgggccattggtctgggggtgatagggtgagctTCAGATGGATTTAATGCTGCATAACCTCCACAGTTGGTTGGTTATCTCGGCAGTAAATAGGGTGCCCTGTTCCGAGATGATGAACCGGGGAAAACCCATCTAGGAGAACACTCGCATCAGGGCTTCGGCTACAGTCTCAGCCTGAATGTTGCTCAGGGCGACGCCTCGGGGTACCAAGTCGCGTAGTCCACAAtggttaaaatatatttcttcccAGAGGGGCTTGGCCAGGGGACCTATGATCTTGACAGCTACTCTTCCGAATGGGTCTTCGATGATGGGGAGGTGCTGGAGCTTGGCCTTGTGCCGGTCACCTCGCAtccccactctctggcagacatTACAGGTCTGGCAGTACTGCCTCATATCCTTAGAGATGcctggccagaaaaagttttgggtgagcTGACTCTCGGTCCGGCTCCGTTCAAATGCCCTGCCAGGAGAATATCGTGAGCTATCTTCAGCAGCTCATGTCGATATTTCCTGTGTGCCACCAACTGCTTGGTGGTAAGTAGGAGCTGTACCTGACTTCTTGTTCTCCGCTATGCGGTAAAGTAGCACCCGCTCCCAGAGGTAccgctccccctccctccctacccgTGTCTGCCCTGTCTCTACATGCCCGGAGGTTCGGGTCAGACACTATCTCCCTCTCGAACTCGGCAGGGGTTACCCAGGGAAGGGGTTCTGGGGTGTGCAAGGCCATGCTGGGATAGAAGGATTGGGCCAGGGGTCTGCATGCAGGGGCGATTATGGGGACCAGGTGTAGGGGGACTTCCCCGGTGGGCTGACTTACGGGGGTGCCTTTGAGGGGCTTAGGGACGGTTGTGGGTATCTAAACCTCAGAGAGTGAGCCTTGCCAGGACCTGCTGCCAGGTCATCACAGGGTAAGCTTCGTCAAGGGCCCAGACGGGGACATAGGTGGAGGTAATTGCAGAGAGACGATTCATGAGGCAGACTTCGACCCTCTGGGCTCCAGTGCCCCAGTCAAGGTAAACATGGGCAGTGGATAGATAGTGGACGTTTCCTCCTGCCACTCAGACGGCTACGGTACCCCCGTCCTCTCTCCTTCTGGGATGAGCTGGGGTCTCACCAGAGTTAGGGCGGCTCCGGTGTCTCATATCCCCTGTATTCTGTGCCCGTTCAGTCGCACTGGCTGTCTGTGGTGGTCCCGGTTATCATGGGTGGCCTGGACTTGGTTCGCCTCAATGCTTTTTCGTCGGGGCTCTGGAAATCTGTGGTGTCATCTTGGTAGCAGAGGGCTGCTGCTTGCGGTACAGTACGGACTACGGAGGTGACCCACTGTGGTTTGCCCCAGTTTTTGGGGACAGTTCGGTCTGATGTGGCCGGGCAGGTCGCACTGGTAGCATCCAGTCTGGAAAGgctcactggggggggggggggtggaaagaCCGGGAAGCCACACAGGGGATCTGCGGTAGTGGGGTTGGGTTGTAGCAGAGgtcggatggggggggggggtcggtagCTGGGAGAGGGAGCATGGCGTTGGGACTGTCGAGTATCCACATACTCGTCGGCCCCTTTGGCTGCTTCAGTCACGGCCTTGGGCaaccggtctctcacccattcctgcaaCTCGGTGGGGAGCCCGTTGTAAAAGTGTTCGAGAATAAACAATG
This Pelobates fuscus isolate aPelFus1 chromosome 3, aPelFus1.pri, whole genome shotgun sequence DNA region includes the following protein-coding sequences:
- the ZNHIT1 gene encoding zinc finger HIT domain-containing protein 1, yielding MQEKKPSVRSNDPSLRRVLDSATRQRRLNRQLEALERDNFQDDPHANLPQLKRLPQFDDEAETGKKKKKTRGDHFKQRFRKNFQALLEEQNLSTSEGPNYLTACALSSNFPQRHFCSVCGFPSNYSCVSCGARYCSVKCLGTHQETRCLKWTV